One stretch of Arachis duranensis cultivar V14167 chromosome 1, aradu.V14167.gnm2.J7QH, whole genome shotgun sequence DNA includes these proteins:
- the LOC107458715 gene encoding uncharacterized protein LOC107458715 (The sequence of the model RefSeq protein was modified relative to this genomic sequence to represent the inferred CDS: added 96 bases not found in genome assembly) produces the protein MGSATSRLDGSRPPTARLNRNNTRFSLSSLLCGASTSRSTYQMEEHPSELQVDLATEPDGGTQEITEESSLSCTEARISCSHHAEAATSSNTRTESHQHIGIEGSSINVAASSQRKCLSECKELVPPHQVSAGHSGNESYRDSSNTASTSFVEQQSSDPVSVNVSANKDGVNNVDDPVVSGVSQISHETVHPWSSSPQENGYFSSGEISVENDALMATQSPSSDPVSQVSTLPAPSPMPEDEPRREAIPSGLGILVSNRERVQGNDSVLQVDVVTISSNILSGSTADANDHDTGRSGRRIFWDAFSRRSSRRLGDSQTIVFSAGGADDPRSQDRWLVDLGGDFSNDGFGGASSGYVGSRIHRFNERMRHSRSEIWERLRGGLDDFGRLNSSCPSGLHADGMCSCESLPAAEESSTRASISRIVMLAEALFEVLDEIHRQPVSLSLSMVSLPAPESVVDSFPLKSHKKVDAADGGSDAEQCYICLAEYEEGDQIRVLPCNHEYHMSCVDKWLKEIHGVCPLCRGNVCGGFTESSTNSVPSH, from the exons ATGGGTTCCGCCACCAGTAGACTAGACGGTTCTCGCCCTCCCACGGCGAGGCTCAACCGCAACAACACACGCTTCAgcctctcctctcttctctgcGGTGCTTCCACCTCTCGCTCCACCTATCAG ATGGAAGAACATCCATCTGAACTTCAGGTAGATTTAGCAACAGAACCTGATGGTGGAACTCAGGAAATCACTGAGGAATCATCTTTATCATGTACAGAAGCTAGAATCAGCTGCAGCCACCATGCTGAAGCCGCTACCTCATCCAATACAAGAACCGAGTCTCATCAGCATATTGGTATTGAAGGTTCTTCCATAAATGTTGCAGCAAGTAGTCAGAGGAAGTGCTTGTCTGAATGTAAGGAGCTAGTCCCTCCTCATCAGGTAAGTGCTGGTCATAGTGGTAATGAATCATATAGGGATAGTAGCAATACAGCTAGTACTTCTTTTGTAGAGCAACAATCTTCAGATCCAGTCTCTGTAAATGTTTCTGCTAACAAAGATGGAGTCAATAATGTTGATGATCCAGTGGTTAGTGGTGTATCTCAAATCTCTCATGAGACAGTGCATCCATGGAGTTCGAGCCCTCAGGAGAATGGATATTTTAGTTCTGGGGAAATTTCTGTTGAGAATGATGCATTAATGGCTACCCAGAGTCCTTCTTCGGATCCCGTTTCTCAAGTTTCCACTTTACCGGCACCTTCTCCTATGCCCGAAGATGAACCTCGCAGAGAGGCAATACCTTCAGGAT GATAGTGTGCTTCAAGTTGATGTTGTCACAATATCCTCCAACATCTTGTCTGGCAGCACTGCTGATGCCAATGATCATGATACCGGAAGGAGTGGTAGAAGAATATTTTGGGATGCTTTTTCACGGCGTAGTTCTAGAAGGCTTGGCGACTCTCAAACAATTGTGTTCTCTGCTGGCGGTGCCGATGATCCTAGATCTCAAGATAGATGGCTTGTTGATCTTGGTGGGGATTTCTCCAACGATGGGTTTGGAGGTGCTTCTTCTGGATATGTGGGCAgtagaattcacagatttaatGAAAGAATGCGGCACTCAAGATCAGAG ATCTGGGAAAGGCTTCGAGGTGGCCTTGATGATTTTGGTCGTTTGAATTCTTCATGTCCATCAGGACTTCATGCAGATGGTATGTGCTCATGTGAGTCTTTACCAGCAGCTGAAGAATCTAGCACTCGAGCAAGTATTTCAAGAATTGTCATGCTGGCTGAAGCTCTGTTTGAG GTTTTAGATGAAATCCATCGGCAACCTGTATCGCTTTCCCT TCTCACAAAAAGGTCGATGCAGCTGACGGTGGCAGTGATGCTGAACA ATGTTACATATGTTTGGCGGAGTATGAAGAAGGGGACCAAATTCGAGTTCTTCCTTGCAACCATGAGTATCACATGTCGTGCGTTGATAAGTGGCTTAAAGAAATACATGG CGTATGCCCTCTTTGTCGTGGCAATGTTTGTGGAGGGTTCACGGAGTCTTCTACCAACTCAGTGCCATCTCATTGA